The window AAATGCTGCTGGAGGATATCCGCGATGGAAGGCTCGACCTCGAGATGGCCCTCGAAGAGCTCGAGGAAATGGAAAACGATGCGCGCCGATGCAAGAAGATCACGCAGAAGCTTCTGGACTTCTCGCGCAGCATTCCCGAAGAGCGAAAACCCCTCAGTATCACGAGGGTGATCGACGACAGCCTGATGCTCGTTCAGCGTCAGGCGGAGATCGAGAACATCGAAATCGTCAAACAGTACCGGGAAAACCTCCCTTTTGTGAAGGGCAACTCCAACAGCCTTCAGCAGGTGGTCATGAACGTCGTCAAGAACGCACGGGACGCGCTGGTCCAAGGGGGCCGAATTACCATTTCAGCCGAGCCTCACCGGTTTCCCAAAGAGGCCAGGAACTGGATTCGTTTGTCCGTAGCCGACAACGGTCCGGGAATTCCTTCTGATCTGATGCATCGTGTCTTCAAGCCGTTTTTCACTACCAAGCAGGATGGTAAGGGAACCGGCCTGGGGCTTGCAGTCAGCAAAAGGATCGTCGAAGAGCACGGAGGGCGGATGATGGTGGAAAATGCACCAGGAGGCGAAGGCTCCGTGTTCCGCATTCTTTTGCCGGCCTTGGAGGCGGGCGGGGAAGGAGGCGTCCGTTGAGGGAGCATTTTCGAATACTGGTCGTGGACGACGAGGTTTCCATCCGCAAACGCTGCATCAGGCTGCTGTCGAGGCAGGGCTACCAGGTGATGGGGGCCTCGGACAGCACGGCCGCATTGGATTTGATCGAGAAAAAAGGGCATCTGTTCGACCTGCTGCTGGTGGATATACGGATGCCGGGGATGGATGGCATCACCTTGATGGGAAAGGTCAAGACGGTGAGTCCGGCACTCGAGATCATCATCATGACCGGGTATGCGACCGTGGAGACGGCCGTAAAAGCGATGAAATACGGCGCTTACGACTATCTTTCGAAGCCGTTCGATGCCGATGAACTGCTTCATGTGGTGGACAAGGTCCATGAAAAAAAGACACTGCAGGAGGAGATCGAGGACCTTCGCAATCAGTTGAAGGACAGCAGGGAGCGTTCTTTCGTGTTCGGCTCCTCCGCGGCCATGAACCGGGTCATGAATGCGATCGAAAAGATAGCGCCCATCGACTGCAACCTTCTGATCTACGGTGAAAGCGGGACGGGCAAGGAACTGGCTGCGAGGGCCATCCACGACCGGAGCGGCCGCAGGGCCAAGCCCTTTGTCGTGGCCGACTGCGCGGCCTTGTCCGCAGGCATCCTCGAGAGCGAACTCTTCGGACATGTCAAAGGGGCCTTTACCGGGGCTCACACCGACCGCAAGGGATTTTTCGAGAAGGCACACAAGGGAACGCTTTTTTTGGACGAGGTGAGCGAGATCCCCATGGACCTTCAGGGCAAGCTGCTGCGGGCCGTCCAGGAGCAGACCGTCGTGAGGCTCGGGTCCGTCGAACCGGTGAAGGTCGATGTCCGGATCATCGCCGCCACCAACCGGGATTTGGAAGAAAGGGTCAAAGAGAACGCCTTCAGACCCGATCTTTTTTTCCGTCTCAACGTCGTTGCGCTGACCATGCCCCCTCTGAGGGAGCGGTGCGAGGACATCCCCGTCCTCGCCGCTTATTTTTTAAAATATTACACGGCGCGGCTGAACCTCGACCAACGCCTCCGCATACCGGACGAGATCCTGAACATGATGTGTGCGTACGATTGGCCCGGCAACGTAAGGGAACTCGAAAACGCCGTTCAGCGGGCTGCCGTGCTGGCGGACAACGGCAACGTCCGCATCGAGCATATGCTGCCCTCCGGGCTGATGAAGACAGGCTTTCCGGACGTTCAAGCGGACCA of the Desulfatiglans anilini DSM 4660 genome contains:
- a CDS encoding sigma-54-dependent transcriptional regulator, which translates into the protein MREHFRILVVDDEVSIRKRCIRLLSRQGYQVMGASDSTAALDLIEKKGHLFDLLLVDIRMPGMDGITLMGKVKTVSPALEIIIMTGYATVETAVKAMKYGAYDYLSKPFDADELLHVVDKVHEKKTLQEEIEDLRNQLKDSRERSFVFGSSAAMNRVMNAIEKIAPIDCNLLIYGESGTGKELAARAIHDRSGRRAKPFVVADCAALSAGILESELFGHVKGAFTGAHTDRKGFFEKAHKGTLFLDEVSEIPMDLQGKLLRAVQEQTVVRLGSVEPVKVDVRIIAATNRDLEERVKENAFRPDLFFRLNVVALTMPPLRERCEDIPVLAAYFLKYYTARLNLDQRLRIPDEILNMMCAYDWPGNVRELENAVQRAAVLADNGNVRIEHMLPSGLMKTGFPDVQADQNRTFQEMRRKIVDDFTRQYLARCLVLNDGNITKTAQAMNMRRTSLQRLMKQFGMSGKSFKSL